A portion of the Elephas maximus indicus isolate mEleMax1 chromosome 24, mEleMax1 primary haplotype, whole genome shotgun sequence genome contains these proteins:
- the FAM163A gene encoding protein FAM163A, with the protein MTAGTVVITGGILATVILLCIIAVLCYCRLQYYCCKKNAAEEADEEEEEHDLPTHSRGPTCNACSSQALDGRGSLAPLTRTSEPCSQPCRAAGSHCTTCSPYSSPFYIRTADMVPNGGGGERLSFTPTYYKEGGPLPLKMAVPHSYPVTWPGSGHEAFTNPRAISTDV; encoded by the exons ATGACAGCGGGAACGGTTGTGATCACTGGCGGAATCCTAGCTACGGTGATCCTGCTCTGCATCATCGCTGTCCTGTGCTACTGCCGGCTTCAG TATTACTGCTGCAAGAAGAACGCAGCCGAGGAGGCagacgaggaggaggaggagcatgACCTCCCCACGCACTCCAGAGGCCCCACCTGCAATGCCTGCAGCTCCCAAGCCCTGGACGGCCGGGGCAGCCTGGCGCCTCTCACCCGCACCAGCGAGCCTTGCAGCCAGCCATGCAGGGCGGCGGgcagccactgcaccacctgctCCCCATACAGCTCCCCCTTTTACATACGGACGGCTGACATGGTGCCCAACGGGGGAGGCGGCGAGAGGCTCTCCTTCACTCCCACGTACTACAAGGAGGGGGGACCCCTGCCCCTCAAAATGGCAGTGCCCCACAGTTACCCGGTGACCTGGCCAGGCTCTGGGCATGAGGCTTTCACCAATCCAAGGGCTATTAGTACAGACGTGTAA